One part of the Candidatus Methylomirabilota bacterium genome encodes these proteins:
- a CDS encoding holo-ACP synthase, which yields MAVEIIGLGVDVCEIDRMERALARHTTMRERVFTPEERAYCDAKARPAESYAARFAAREAVIKALGGYRGKRWQDISVSRHPSGAPSIILAGNAKVRADAGGISQVLITFTHERALAVAFAVAVAR from the coding sequence ATGGCCGTGGAGATCATCGGGCTGGGTGTGGACGTGTGCGAGATCGACCGGATGGAGCGGGCCCTGGCCCGCCACACGACGATGCGGGAACGGGTGTTCACTCCGGAGGAGCGCGCGTACTGCGATGCGAAGGCCAGGCCGGCCGAGTCCTACGCGGCGCGGTTCGCCGCGCGGGAGGCGGTGATCAAGGCCCTCGGCGGCTACCGGGGCAAGCGGTGGCAGGACATCAGCGTGAGCCGGCATCCGAGCGGCGCGCCGTCGATAATCCTCGCGGGCAATGCGAAGGTACGAGCCGACGCGGGGGGCATCTCGCAGGTCCTCATCACTTTCACCCACGAGCGCGCGCTCGCCGTGGCGTTCGCCGTCGCGGTGGCCCGGTGA